The window GCATTCTCCACTCCAACTCACTATGTGTTTGCTCAGCAACCTTGCCTTTATGGCGACCTCTATGATGTCATCGTTCCTGAGGTTGGTAAAGGTTTGACTCTTAATGATAACTGCTCCCGGAGGACCAATGTCCtggagagtttagctccaacctgcCCCAGTACATTTGCCTGGATGTTTCAAGTAATgctaaagaccttgattagctggatcaggtgtgtttaattgggattgaagctaaactctgcaggacagtggccctccaggagcaggattacACCCCAGGTTTGAATAAGTGGTTTCTTAGCCTCTaccccaggggtgcccaaactcggtcctggatggccggtgtcctgcagagtttagctccaacttgcctcaacacacttGCTGGGAAGTTTCTAGAATGTGTATTAAGAGCTTGATtcgttggttcaggtgtgtctaattggggtttgagctaaactctgcagaacaccggccctccagggccGAGTTTGTGCACCCCTGCTCTACCCCCAATATTGCAAATCTCCTTAATCAAATACACCTGATTCAACACATCAGATCATTTGTAGAGACTTCAAGACCTGAAATTGTTGTGTTAGATGAGAGATGGGCAACTTCAGTCCTGTAGGGccacagtcctgcagagtttagctccaacccaatctaacacacctgaacaagctaatcaaggtcttcaagatcactagaaagctacaggcaggtgtgtttgattaggctTGGAGTTAaattctgcaggacagtggccctccaggactgaagtTGTCCATTCCTGTGTTAAGGGGCATAAATAAAGACGTCACTGTCGGTCACTTTAGCATTCCTGCTGCCAATGTGAATGCAACCAGGAAAACTAGCCAAGGGAGAAACTGGTTCTTTAGGAACTACCATGCTAGCTAGTTTCTAGAACTGAGTTCATAGAACTACACAGTGCGATAGCCCCTTTAGGTCAGCAATGGGCAGTtacggtcctggagggccactgtcctgtaGAGCTCAGCTCCAACACTTATCGAACACacttgaacaagctaatcaaggtcttcaagaTCACTAGAAAGCCTTCCAGACCTACAGTTCCAGCCTTGCTCCAACACAGCTgtttgtaattatcaagtgcaaCCTAAGAgattaattagctggttcatcaaggttggagctgaactttgcaggatggtagatctccaggaacaggactGGGCACCCCTAAACTAAACtgtgcaggacaccggccctccaggactgagtttgggtaCCCCTGGATTAATGCCTAAATCAGAGGCGTCcctccaatcctgctcctgggcTGCCAAAATCCTGCAGAGTACCTTAAATTCTAATAAACCAAACCTGAACCAGTTaacaaggtcttcaggattacttgAAACCTTCAAGCAAATGTGTTGGGGCCGGTTGGACCTGAACTCCAGGTGCTCCAGGAGCAGGACTAGACCCCCCTGACCTAAGTAGTAAACTGACTTCTTCATTGCAGGTTGGTCTGGAAGAGAGTCGTGCCCAGGGAGTGGCTTCCCAGATTAGCGGTGCCCTCTCTCACCTCCATTCCCTTGGCTTTGTCCATCGTGATGTCAAACCAGAAAACATCTTCCTATGTGACCGTGAATGTCGTTGGGTCAAGCTTGGAGATTTTGGCATGGTGAAGGCTGCAGGCACCAGGGTACCATGCGTGTGGTACAGCTCCCCTTACTGCACGCCTGAAGCTGAAATAGCAAGGAAGAGCGAAGAAACCGATTCGGGCCACTTGGAGGTGGACAACAATGGGAACAAGCAAAGAGGAAACTCTGGAAAGACTCAAAGGGTGTTGGTGTCTGTGGATCCCAGTACAGACAGCTGGGCATTAGGCATTCTAATCTACGCCATGCTCATGGGGAGCCTTCCATGGTCTGAGACTGTCTCAGACAACACTGCATATAAAAGCTATCTACAATGGACCAACTGGCAAGGTTCAGCATCACAACAGAGAGGTTCAGATCTGCCTGAAAACTTTCACCGCATGGCACCGCAATTTGCAGCATTCACCCCTCTTGCGGCTTGCCTTCTTAGGTCCCTGCTCCACCCACAGTCCAGGGTTCGTGGCAGGCCAGATGAGGTGGAAAGGTATCTGGGAGGAGCCTGGTTATTAGACAAGGATATCAGCGGGTGATGCATCAAAGGAAAGACAAGACATTGACGTCGGATCACTCCATGGTGGGAACAATTGTTCTTCTGTTTAATATGCTACATATAAGCATTATTAGTTGAGAGTTTCTTTTCCCGACTGATCACTATAGATCTTAGCTGTAAACACtaatttactaaacagggcaaattagggTAAGAACGCAATCTCATAAAAGTGCAGATGGGAGTGCAAAGTTCTGCGGATGAGAACAGACACAACcagatcatttccataatgaccaacacaatctaccaagagcagcgCAAATTAGCATCTAGTTTGagacatgcttttttaatgGCACAAATACCAGTAAACTGACAAGCACAAACCTAAGTAAATAGTGTTGCATGACCCAGAAGAGTTAAGGGTTATATACTGTAACTGAAAAGGGGTACAAAAAGTGTTTCTAAAAACTTGGGCCTCATCCACAGTCCAGCACCATTACTACACTCCAAAACAATGTGTGTCCTACAAAGATCAGTATAAGGCTATACTATGGAATCAACCACATATGTGTTTATAAGTCTAAATAAACATTGCCGGCATCTCCACTTTCCAAAGCCTATCATCTGGAATTTCGACAGTACAGTTGTACCTGTACCTGCGGAACAGAAGTTGAACTTGTTTACTGCATAGTTTATGGTGGGGAAAAACCCAGACATGCACAACTATGATGCCATCAAAATCTAACAATGATTTTGTTCATCGGGAATTCGTTTGAATCATTGTTTGCTAACTGCTGCAATCTCATGCAAGTGACAGGTTGTTGGACGGGATGTTTTACGCCTTAGTGCACACATCGgagaaaagatttttttgtgagagcaagttaatgtttttgattaaatattacgAGGGCACATTGATAATGAATCTTACAGTATTTTATGTGGACCTCCCGCATGCATAATGAAGTAGGATTTCCCATCTGGGGCAAGTATAGGTCTCTGCAGTAAAGTAATGGGAGTTACCAGATTGGGGCATTTTTCGACGATGTTACCTGATTGGCTGACATCATAGTGacggtaggtttaggggtggggttaggtaaAGGGGATCATTTTGATTGCATGATTTAGTCAGAAACACCCACTTTTGCACTGCAGAGACCTCAATCTCATCTGGGGGATCTCATCCTGACACCCTAGGGGTTCATGGTGGAACTGCAGGGAACCTGTGATAGAAATATAGAATtgttaatatgaaataaatcaaaataaaggaTTCAAAATTTAACAGTGTGATGTGGTCTACCATACAAAACTGAATCATTAAACATGTTTTCaccaacattttgaaatgtacctgtttgtttacatacatcttttaTCTTTGCGTAACATCATAAAGGCTGGAATGTTCACTCGagtcttaaaaacatattcatccTTTTAACAACTTACAGTATGCTCATGAAATGTTATCTTCACGTGGAGCACTTGTGAGCGTAAGAGTAAGAAGGAGCACATCTCTCAAGTTTCAGCAGAAGACACGCAGACACATACAAACACTCAGACACTATGTGTCCTAGATTTAAAAATAACCCCCAGACCATTAATAAAACTCTTTCAGCCATCATCACCTCTGTCAGACGCACACTTGAAATCAAATACACATGCATGGGCAAGCACACGTAATCTTTACTGATCTTTATCCTTAAGTGTCTCACACTTCTGCATTCAAATCTGTCCCTCCATTCATCAACActctacacacatacacaacacacacacacaaagtgtgaagttacatgtaacagataGGTGTTTGGCTTATATCCAGACTCCTTCAAATGATCCATGAAAACATAACATTGTAAATTATAGAGTAAATATGACAACCATATTTGCAAAATACATGGAATTAAGATAATTTAGTATGAAGTTTAGATGATTAAATAAGGATAAATAATACAcagtaaacaaatgaaaaccaCCTGACtgaccaaaatgtaaaaaaaaaaaaaaaaaattaaaacatttaaaataacaaatatttgcTCAGGAAACTGAATGAATACAATCTAGGCTGCTAAATTAAGACATCAAAACTATAAAACTAAACACTATAGTGCCAGATTTTGCCC of the Labeo rohita strain BAU-BD-2019 chromosome 19, IGBB_LRoh.1.0, whole genome shotgun sequence genome contains:
- the si:ch211-171h4.3 gene encoding serine/threonine-protein kinase SBK1, yielding MTTATRLLDELCHLTAQSLESLEPLDHFQVIKLLGEGSYGQVKLAVHKKRGTPMALKFFLRDDTSLLSFLREYNLSLAFCTHPSLTSAFGIAFSTPTHYVFAQQPCLYGDLYDVIVPEVGLEESRAQGVASQISGALSHLHSLGFVHRDVKPENIFLCDRECRWVKLGDFGMVKAAGTRVPCVWYSSPYCTPEAEIARKSEETDSGHLEVDNNGNKQRGNSGKTQRVLVSVDPSTDSWALGILIYAMLMGSLPWSETVSDNTAYKSYLQWTNWQGSASQQRGSDLPENFHRMAPQFAAFTPLAACLLRSLLHPQSRVRGRPDEVERYLGGAWLLDKDISG